The following proteins are encoded in a genomic region of Terriglobales bacterium:
- the menC gene encoding o-succinylbenzoate synthase, producing MHIESITMHELHMPLVHFFETSFGRTTERRVLLVELKIDGVSAWGECVAGEHPYYSEESLETGWYVIQAELAPALLGREIDSGRDVPALLKRVRGHRMAKGALENAVWEAEAQFKDVPLWRLLGGTRREIACGVSLGIQNSLEQLLNKIEEELAAGYQRIKLKCKPGWDLKVFERVRARWPNILLSCDANSVYTLDDVEHLKEFDRFNLLMIEQPLWNDDFYFHATLQKQLKTRICLDEAIHHARSARAAIELGSCGIINIKVGRVGGFSEAIAIHDVAAANNIPVWCGGMLESGIGRAHNVALSTLPDFSLPGDVSAAKRYWKEDIVEPEIIVSQKGTITVSDRPGRGYDLRTDLIERLTVRKKTMRQAAAVRV from the coding sequence ATGCACATAGAGTCCATCACGATGCACGAACTGCACATGCCGCTCGTGCATTTCTTTGAAACTAGCTTCGGTCGAACGACTGAGCGCCGCGTCTTGCTTGTTGAACTGAAGATCGACGGAGTCTCTGCCTGGGGCGAATGCGTAGCGGGCGAGCATCCCTACTACAGCGAGGAATCTCTGGAGACAGGGTGGTACGTCATTCAAGCCGAACTGGCTCCGGCTCTGCTCGGCCGCGAGATTGATTCGGGCCGCGACGTTCCCGCTCTGCTGAAGCGCGTCCGCGGTCATCGCATGGCCAAGGGGGCCCTCGAGAATGCGGTCTGGGAGGCCGAGGCCCAGTTCAAGGATGTTCCGTTATGGCGCTTACTAGGCGGAACACGCCGCGAGATCGCCTGCGGCGTCTCGCTGGGCATCCAAAACTCCCTTGAACAGCTCCTGAACAAAATTGAAGAGGAACTGGCTGCTGGTTATCAGCGCATCAAGCTGAAGTGCAAACCGGGGTGGGATCTCAAAGTTTTCGAACGCGTCCGCGCTCGATGGCCGAACATTTTGCTCAGTTGCGATGCTAATTCCGTTTATACGCTCGACGATGTCGAGCATCTCAAAGAATTCGACCGCTTCAATCTGCTGATGATCGAGCAACCATTATGGAATGACGACTTCTATTTTCATGCGACCTTGCAGAAGCAGCTCAAGACGCGCATTTGTCTCGATGAAGCGATTCACCATGCTCGCAGTGCGCGCGCTGCGATTGAATTAGGATCGTGCGGAATTATCAACATCAAAGTGGGTCGCGTGGGAGGCTTTAGCGAAGCAATTGCCATTCACGATGTCGCTGCCGCGAACAACATTCCAGTGTGGTGCGGCGGCATGCTCGAGAGCGGCATCGGACGTGCCCACAACGTGGCTTTGTCGACTCTGCCCGACTTCTCTCTTCCAGGCGATGTTTCGGCCGCGAAGCGATACTGGAAAGAGGACATCGTCGAGCCGGAGATCATTGTGTCCCAAAAAGGAACGATCACAGTGAGTGACAGGCCCGGAAGAGGCTACGATCTGCGTACGGACTTGATCGAGCGCCTTACGGTGCGGAAGAAGACGATGAGGCAAGCGGCTGCTGTACGGGTTTAA